The Perca fluviatilis chromosome 2, GENO_Pfluv_1.0, whole genome shotgun sequence genome includes a region encoding these proteins:
- the LOC120575168 gene encoding lysosomal amino acid transporter 1 homolog isoform X2 yields MATARFPGKSVDVADANWTAPALGRPVCVNGTPWILYLLEECVDNVWEYCSVVIGLISMFCFLLSTLPQVYEAYRNGKVEEAMSFGFLFFLFSGDLTSFAGCYLTSQLPIQVVTVVFYIFTDLILISQFLYYKIKNNSSRKSPVLKWLCFMWCGAATLVLLALPKLIIDNSSTLDTQSPTTSKSVEITGYICGYLASIFYLCSRFPQLYKNFQRQSTEGTSYLLFALAMMGNGTYGLSVIVVLPALKGSKQTFIIKHLAWLIGSLGVLILDFFFIVYRKNNSAKSSTLLSVPEVEPLLCEEVELSLL; encoded by the exons ATGGCCACCGCGCGCTTCCCCGGGAAGAGTGTGGACGTGGCTGACGCCAACTGGACAGCTCCAGCGCTGGGCCGGCCAGTGTGTGTCAACGGGACGCCGTGGATCCTTTACCTGCTGGAGGAGTGTGTGGATAATGTGTGGGAGTACTGCAGCGTGGTGATAGGACTCATATCCATGTTCTGTTTTCTGCTGTCCACTCTGCC gcAGGTCTATGAGGCGTATCGGAACGGTAAAGTGGAAGAGGCCATGTCTTTTggctttcttttcttcctcttcagtGGAGACTTGACCAGCTTTGCAGGCTGCTACCTCACCAGCCAGCTGCCTATTCAG GTAGTCACAGTGGTGTTCTACATCTTCACAGACCTGATCCTCATCTCGCAGTTTCTCTACTATAAGATCAAAAACAACTCCAGCAGAA aaAGCCCTGTGTTGAAGTGGCTGTGCTTCATGTGGTGTGGCGCTGCTACCTTAGTTCTCCTGGCTTTACCCAAACTCATCATTGACAACAGTTCAACTTTAGACACCCAG AGTCCAACTACCTCTAAATCAGTGGAAATCACTGGCTATATATGTGGATACCTGGCATCCATCTTCTACCTCTGCTCCCGTTTTCCCCAGCTCTATAAAAAT TTCCAGCGTCAGTCTACAGAGGGCACCTCTTACCTGTTGTTTGCCCTGGCCATGATGGGCAATGGAACATATGGTTTGAGTGTCATCGTGGTCCTACCTGCACTGAAGGGCTCCAAACAGACCTTCATCATCAAACATCTGGCCTGGCTCATCGGCAGCCTGGGAGTCCTCATACTTGACTTCTTT TTCATCGTGTACAGGAAAAACAACTCTGCTAAAAGCAGCACACTACTCAGTGTCCCAGAGGTGGAGCCTCTACTGTGTGAGGAAGTGGAACTGTCACTGTTATAG
- the LOC120575168 gene encoding lysosomal amino acid transporter 1 homolog isoform X1 — translation MATARFPGKSVDVADANWTAPALGRPVCVNGTPWILYLLEECVDNVWEYCSVVIGLISMFCFLLSTLPQVYEAYRNGKVEEAMSFGFLFFLFSGDLTSFAGCYLTSQLPIQVVTVVFYIFTDLILISQFLYYKIKNNSSRKSPVLKWLCFMWCGAATLVLLALPKLIIDNSSTLDTQSPTTSKSVEITGYICGYLASIFYLCSRFPQLYKNFQRQSTEGTSYLLFALAMMGNGTYGLSVIVVLPALKGSKQTFIIKHLAWLIGSLGVLILDFFVTAQFIVYRKNNSAKSSTLLSVPEVEPLLCEEVELSLL, via the exons ATGGCCACCGCGCGCTTCCCCGGGAAGAGTGTGGACGTGGCTGACGCCAACTGGACAGCTCCAGCGCTGGGCCGGCCAGTGTGTGTCAACGGGACGCCGTGGATCCTTTACCTGCTGGAGGAGTGTGTGGATAATGTGTGGGAGTACTGCAGCGTGGTGATAGGACTCATATCCATGTTCTGTTTTCTGCTGTCCACTCTGCC gcAGGTCTATGAGGCGTATCGGAACGGTAAAGTGGAAGAGGCCATGTCTTTTggctttcttttcttcctcttcagtGGAGACTTGACCAGCTTTGCAGGCTGCTACCTCACCAGCCAGCTGCCTATTCAG GTAGTCACAGTGGTGTTCTACATCTTCACAGACCTGATCCTCATCTCGCAGTTTCTCTACTATAAGATCAAAAACAACTCCAGCAGAA aaAGCCCTGTGTTGAAGTGGCTGTGCTTCATGTGGTGTGGCGCTGCTACCTTAGTTCTCCTGGCTTTACCCAAACTCATCATTGACAACAGTTCAACTTTAGACACCCAG AGTCCAACTACCTCTAAATCAGTGGAAATCACTGGCTATATATGTGGATACCTGGCATCCATCTTCTACCTCTGCTCCCGTTTTCCCCAGCTCTATAAAAAT TTCCAGCGTCAGTCTACAGAGGGCACCTCTTACCTGTTGTTTGCCCTGGCCATGATGGGCAATGGAACATATGGTTTGAGTGTCATCGTGGTCCTACCTGCACTGAAGGGCTCCAAACAGACCTTCATCATCAAACATCTGGCCTGGCTCATCGGCAGCCTGGGAGTCCTCATACTTGACTTCTTT GTGACTGCCCAGTTCATCGTGTACAGGAAAAACAACTCTGCTAAAAGCAGCACACTACTCAGTGTCCCAGAGGTGGAGCCTCTACTGTGTGAGGAAGTGGAACTGTCACTGTTATAG